A region of Nostoc sp. 'Peltigera membranacea cyanobiont' N6 DNA encodes the following proteins:
- a CDS encoding Rpn family recombination-promoting nuclease/putative transposase, whose protein sequence is MIDHDRLFKELISTFFVEFLDLFLPQVASQIERDSIQFLPQDVFTDVTSGEKKEIDLLAQVRYQQQKTYFLIHVENQSYTESEFAKRMFKYFARLHEKYDLPIYPVVIFSFDEPKRAESQNYRVTFGELKVLEFQFAAIQLNRLSWRDFLTQPNPVAAALMAKMNIAVSERPQVKAECLRLLTTLRLDPARMQLISGFVDTYLRLDDTEKQVFQAVISRMGLDEREEVMQIVTSWQQEGVEIERRETISTLLKVRFGNLDSELEAIIPQLMQLSKEEYLGLLLQADREELLSRFQR, encoded by the coding sequence ATGATTGACCATGACAGGCTTTTCAAAGAATTAATATCTACATTTTTTGTTGAATTTCTCGATTTATTCCTGCCTCAAGTAGCCAGCCAAATAGAACGCGATTCTATCCAGTTTTTACCCCAAGATGTATTTACTGATGTCACATCTGGCGAAAAGAAAGAAATTGATTTACTGGCGCAGGTGCGTTATCAGCAACAAAAAACTTATTTTTTAATTCACGTTGAAAATCAGTCTTATACTGAGTCAGAATTTGCCAAGCGGATGTTTAAGTATTTTGCACGCTTGCATGAAAAATATGATTTACCAATTTATCCAGTTGTAATTTTCTCCTTCGATGAACCAAAACGTGCTGAATCCCAAAATTATCGTGTCACGTTCGGCGAGTTAAAGGTGCTGGAATTTCAGTTTGCAGCAATTCAATTAAATCGTCTGAGTTGGCGGGATTTTCTAACGCAGCCAAATCCGGTGGCAGCGGCGTTGATGGCGAAGATGAATATTGCGGTGTCAGAACGTCCGCAGGTGAAGGCGGAATGTTTGCGGTTACTGACAACTTTAAGGTTAGATCCAGCACGAATGCAATTAATTTCGGGGTTTGTTGATACTTATTTGCGGCTTGATGATACTGAGAAGCAGGTTTTTCAAGCGGTGATTAGTAGAATGGGACTAGATGAACGGGAGGAAGTTATGCAGATTGTAACAAGTTGGCAACAAGAAGGTGTGGAAATCGAAAGAAGGGAAACAATTTCGACGCTTTTAAAAGTACGTTTTGGAAATTTAGATAGTGAGTTAGAGGCAATTATTCCTCAGTTAATGCAGTTATCTAAGGAAGAATATCTTGGCTTACTTTTACAGGCTGATCGTGAAGAATTATTATCGCGGTTTCAAAGGTAA
- a CDS encoding DUF1392 family protein, with protein sequence MIHQITALESCWHISPEWGQTMPPLAVRMLEKVLLPISDLSGYCCGVLWEKQEWIYAIVCQNETLYLAEQEFHRTNLLEKSTVSTPAFKLGDIIEVDFGEQPTRRVIQGIFSLKDNWLYGVEWRSPILEELSAQSRTIWLADVDLVNMGV encoded by the coding sequence ATGATTCACCAAATTACCGCTTTAGAATCCTGTTGGCATATTTCTCCTGAGTGGGGTCAGACCATGCCTCCATTAGCAGTAAGAATGTTAGAAAAAGTTTTGTTGCCAATCTCAGACTTGTCAGGCTACTGCTGTGGTGTTTTGTGGGAAAAACAGGAATGGATTTATGCAATTGTTTGCCAGAATGAAACTCTCTACTTAGCTGAACAAGAATTTCATAGAACAAATCTACTAGAAAAGTCTACTGTTTCTACCCCAGCTTTTAAATTGGGGGACATAATTGAGGTTGATTTCGGTGAACAGCCGACACGCCGTGTTATTCAAGGAATTTTTAGCCTCAAAGATAATTGGCTTTATGGGGTAGAGTGGCGCTCTCCAATTTTAGAAGAACTGTCTGCTCAAAGCAGAACAATATGGCTTGCTGATGTTGATTTAGTCAATATGGGTGTCTGA
- a CDS encoding ParB/RepB/Spo0J family partition protein yields MTRRKLKDNIANNEELNFVFGQATTQEIVQIAEIAQEQIIPHSAIVCTFTFIPDGKPVRHYYDLEELQQWALNDIQPNGIRSPLWVRPHPTQSEKYELVAGLRRLKAAAILKLEQIPVKVFDWDDHTAFYAAISENTNRRDFSALEELDNTLRVLEIQLGYETEQVVSFLYRMNNATKNTVNQNVLVSQEAELVQQVFNSFGRITWQSFVATRLPLFKKPVEILNAIRQGKIHYTKGILIASVKDKDSRQKVLEEAINNFLSLSEIKQRVKALNGSKKALSESEPVSLKQRLTNTIEVAKKNKMLWSDPKKTQQLENLLSQLEAIVKN; encoded by the coding sequence ATGACTCGACGAAAACTCAAGGATAATATTGCTAACAATGAAGAACTGAATTTTGTCTTTGGACAAGCCACTACTCAGGAAATTGTACAAATAGCGGAAATAGCTCAAGAACAAATCATTCCGCACAGCGCAATTGTTTGTACATTCACATTTATTCCAGATGGCAAACCAGTTCGGCATTACTATGATTTAGAAGAGCTACAACAATGGGCGCTAAATGATATTCAACCCAATGGAATTCGTTCTCCTCTATGGGTACGCCCCCATCCCACTCAATCTGAAAAATATGAGTTGGTTGCAGGACTTCGGCGATTAAAAGCAGCAGCGATACTAAAATTGGAACAGATACCAGTCAAGGTTTTTGATTGGGATGATCATACAGCTTTTTATGCTGCGATATCAGAAAATACAAATCGTCGTGACTTCAGTGCTTTAGAGGAATTAGACAACACCTTGCGAGTGCTTGAAATTCAACTGGGCTATGAAACTGAGCAAGTTGTTAGTTTTCTTTACCGAATGAACAACGCAACAAAAAATACTGTTAACCAAAACGTTTTGGTTAGTCAAGAAGCTGAACTTGTTCAACAGGTATTTAATTCATTCGGGCGAATTACTTGGCAATCATTCGTTGCAACTCGACTTCCCTTATTTAAAAAACCAGTAGAGATATTGAATGCTATTCGTCAAGGTAAAATTCATTACACTAAAGGAATTCTGATTGCTAGTGTCAAAGACAAAGATAGCAGGCAAAAAGTTTTAGAAGAAGCTATCAATAATTTCCTTAGCCTTTCTGAAATCAAGCAACGAGTTAAAGCATTGAATGGTAGTAAAAAAGCACTGTCCGAGTCCGAACCTGTAAGCCTGAAACAACGCTTAACTAACACGATTGAGGTGGCAAAGAAAAACAAGATGCTTTGGAGTGATCCGAAAAAAACTCAACAGCTAGAAAATCTGCTTAGTCAGCTTGAAGCGATTGTCAAAAATTGA
- a CDS encoding strawberry notch C-terminal domain-containing protein, which produces MTNTVSHYLLEAGWRADNAIQGLGRSHRTNQASAPVFRPVTTNVIGERRFISTIARRLDSLGALTRGQRQTGGNGIFSNKDNLESNYAEYALYELFKQIFQGRFYEVPLGTFEQMTGLSLTSHEGGMKIDLPPLRQFLNRLLALRIDMQNIIFERFELLLSQQIEAAIAAGVYEMGVETLRAERFTVLSQEAVYTHAQTGSVTNYLKVERTQKNHIRTADEMLEFASMYQGKLMVNTKSGHAAVLIPTHSIYDADGGVVPRVLLVRPQKETRIPVKDLESSTWKAVCVDTFVAGWSKEVDTLPKFTTDYLHLVTGILLPIWKILPQQNSRVFRLQTSDGQKILGRVVNASDIQTVREQLGLKNQLLSPAELVKLVLNERYTQQLPGGVTLRRSFIAGEPRIELVNAISLAERLLAAGCFTEIINWQKRLFIPVSDKASAILAAVIEILG; this is translated from the coding sequence TTGACGAATACCGTATCACACTATCTTTTAGAAGCCGGCTGGAGAGCAGACAATGCCATCCAAGGACTTGGGCGATCGCACAGAACCAACCAAGCATCAGCACCCGTGTTCAGACCTGTTACCACTAACGTCATCGGTGAACGCCGCTTTATCTCAACCATTGCTCGAAGGCTGGATAGCTTGGGCGCACTCACTCGTGGACAGAGGCAAACTGGAGGTAACGGAATATTTTCAAACAAAGATAATCTTGAGTCAAACTACGCCGAATATGCACTGTATGAACTGTTCAAGCAGATATTCCAAGGTCGATTTTATGAAGTGCCTTTGGGAACTTTTGAGCAGATGACTGGACTGAGCTTAACCTCTCATGAAGGCGGGATGAAAATCGACTTGCCCCCATTGCGGCAATTCCTCAATCGGCTCCTGGCTCTACGAATTGATATGCAAAACATCATTTTCGAGAGGTTTGAACTACTCTTGAGTCAGCAGATTGAAGCAGCGATCGCCGCAGGGGTCTATGAGATGGGTGTGGAAACTTTACGGGCTGAACGGTTTACTGTATTGAGCCAGGAAGCTGTATATACTCATGCTCAAACTGGTAGCGTCACCAATTACTTGAAAGTGGAACGCACTCAGAAGAACCACATCAGAACGGCTGACGAAATGCTTGAGTTTGCCAGTATGTACCAGGGGAAATTGATGGTTAACACCAAGTCTGGTCATGCTGCTGTATTAATTCCGACACATAGTATCTACGACGCTGATGGTGGTGTTGTACCAAGAGTGTTACTCGTCCGTCCCCAAAAAGAAACCCGTATACCAGTCAAGGATTTAGAATCTTCCACTTGGAAAGCGGTTTGTGTCGATACGTTCGTCGCAGGGTGGTCGAAGGAAGTGGACACACTGCCCAAATTCACAACCGATTACCTGCATTTAGTCACCGGTATTTTGTTGCCTATCTGGAAAATCCTACCACAGCAAAATAGTCGAGTATTCCGACTACAAACCAGCGATGGACAGAAAATTCTTGGTCGGGTGGTGAATGCTTCCGACATCCAAACTGTGCGAGAGCAACTCGGTCTGAAGAACCAGTTGTTAAGCCCAGCAGAACTTGTGAAGCTGGTACTGAACGAGAGATATACACAGCAATTGCCGGGTGGTGTAACCTTGCGACGTTCTTTCATTGCTGGTGAACCTCGCATAGAACTGGTTAATGCTATTTCACTGGCAGAGCGGCTTTTAGCTGCTGGATGTTTCACCGAGATCATCAACTGGCAAAAGCGCCTATTCATTCCGGTTTCAGACAAAGCATCAGCTATTCTAGCGGCTGTGATTGAAATCTTGGGATAA
- a CDS encoding ParM/StbA family protein produces the protein MSNIHTLQKIFPAGFDNGYGSLKLLVDGFEVVRVPSYITNAEMEDVPGRVVFNGTAYTVGESAYRTGNYFDRNTDNNENKVNNALLTLLGALAHLPHRKAWHLKLVVSLHDVALASELQKVLNGEYQPILAGKQSDVKVEVLKVVLEGMGALFGHPLPKKLTILDFGNGTTLYSRYNRGQREVHTAYPIGVEVLIDDISQKMKHLNGGKIGDPSIIRFCLEMGHTRYSRDIDIKDIYSASLKDWYEKYLKKVVNLTLDAKHQGDEIWAIGGGCLLPGFKKLLEKNGFKILDNPVEANVSGLLEMAKTITSKNPTTTSLK, from the coding sequence ATGTCAAACATTCACACGTTGCAAAAAATTTTTCCTGCGGGTTTCGATAACGGTTACGGAAGTCTTAAACTTTTAGTCGATGGCTTTGAAGTAGTTCGTGTCCCCAGCTATATAACCAATGCCGAGATGGAAGATGTACCTGGACGTGTAGTTTTCAACGGTACTGCTTACACCGTTGGAGAGTCTGCTTACCGGACAGGGAATTATTTTGACCGCAACACAGACAATAATGAAAATAAAGTCAACAACGCATTATTAACTTTATTGGGTGCATTGGCACATCTCCCACACCGTAAGGCTTGGCACTTAAAATTAGTCGTCAGTTTACATGATGTTGCTCTGGCATCAGAACTACAAAAAGTACTCAATGGAGAATATCAGCCAATACTTGCTGGCAAACAATCAGACGTGAAAGTAGAAGTGCTGAAAGTTGTGCTAGAGGGAATGGGTGCATTGTTTGGGCATCCACTACCCAAAAAATTAACCATTTTAGACTTTGGCAATGGAACAACCCTGTATTCTCGTTATAACCGGGGTCAGCGAGAAGTTCACACTGCCTACCCTATAGGTGTAGAAGTTCTCATCGATGATATCTCCCAAAAGATGAAGCATTTGAATGGCGGGAAAATCGGAGATCCTTCCATTATCCGATTTTGTTTGGAAATGGGGCATACCCGATACAGCCGTGACATCGATATTAAAGATATATACAGTGCTTCTTTAAAAGATTGGTATGAAAAATACTTGAAGAAAGTGGTGAATTTGACACTTGATGCCAAGCACCAGGGCGATGAAATCTGGGCGATTGGTGGAGGTTGCCTCTTACCAGGATTTAAGAAGCTGTTGGAGAAAAACGGCTTCAAAATTCTGGATAATCCGGTGGAAGCTAATGTCTCTGGGCTTTTAGAGATGGCAAAAACCATCACCAGCAAGAATCCAACTACTACATCTCTTAAGTAA
- a CDS encoding ParA family protein: MVKSKPTKTTTKSEKLPKILAFANQKGGAGKSTGAVHAVDWFTQMGHSTILVDADGQESSSSWLKDLNLPCKVIGDPEVLFDELPKLAEFYDVVIVDGPGNASEVTKAILIRSNLVLIPCRDSMIDLASTGKIVQFVRQAKEIRGGLPIAAIYLNAVKDNTILLREAREALQSGIIPLLNTTLPDRQCIKDAPGQGSTVFRMKGEAPKAAASAYVKILTEALKLFESES; the protein is encoded by the coding sequence ATGGTAAAATCCAAGCCTACGAAGACTACGACCAAATCTGAAAAGCTTCCTAAAATTTTGGCATTTGCTAACCAGAAAGGTGGAGCAGGGAAATCAACAGGAGCAGTTCATGCTGTTGATTGGTTTACCCAGATGGGGCATTCCACTATTTTAGTTGATGCAGATGGGCAGGAAAGCTCATCAAGTTGGTTGAAGGATCTGAACTTACCTTGTAAGGTCATTGGTGATCCAGAGGTTTTATTTGACGAACTTCCAAAGTTAGCAGAGTTTTATGATGTTGTAATTGTTGATGGACCAGGAAATGCAAGTGAGGTGACAAAAGCAATTTTGATCCGTTCTAATTTAGTACTTATTCCTTGCAGGGACTCCATGATCGATTTAGCAAGTACAGGCAAAATTGTACAATTTGTGCGTCAAGCAAAGGAAATTCGAGGAGGGCTACCGATAGCAGCGATTTATCTAAATGCAGTAAAAGACAACACTATTTTGTTACGAGAAGCTAGAGAAGCTTTGCAAAGCGGTATTATACCTTTGCTTAATACTACCCTTCCTGACCGTCAATGTATTAAGGATGCACCTGGACAAGGTAGTACAGTGTTTCGTATGAAGGGAGAAGCTCCTAAAGCGGCGGCAAGTGCTTACGTCAAAATCCTAACAGAAGCTTTGAAGTTATTTGAATCAGAATCATGA
- the recD2 gene encoding SF1B family DNA helicase RecD2: MSTSQTPTQQQVNATLQHEIITGVIERLTFHSEESGYTVARLVRPRFRDLTTIVGSFANIQPGQTLQLTGFWREHPQFGPQFQVTNYKETKPATLTGIEKYLGSGLIKGVGPVTAKRIVAHFGLETLDIIENQIERLIEVQGIAKKRITLIKNAWASQKAIKEVMVFLQSHGVSTTYAVKIYKQYQDKAIDTVTHNPYQLATDIYGIGFLTADKIARNLGVAPDSEFRYCAGITHALSEAAEDGHCYLPQPELIEKVIKLLTTEEHQPTEDAITNIIKDMGAREELVRERIRDDYGEKLLLCYKPTFFHTEQNLAQLISRRLRQPIAQDIPRVRGWIERFTASHKIQLSQQQQQAVEIAAYSPLMILTGGPGVGKTFTTHTIVSLWKAMGKSIALAAPTGRAAQRLSEMTQLEAKTIHRLLEFDPKKMGFKCGSDNPLPHTAIIVDEASMLDLFLAHSLVKAVAQGAQLLLVGDIDQLPSVGPGKVLADLINSLQVPVVRLTQVFRQAQQSAIITAAHQINQGEYPALEPISDNPVSDCIWHGGGNQPEHGVQAICELISDLIPRLGFNPATDVQILCPMSRGLVGTRNLNAVLQQLINPPNKDLVEINRGGMILREGDRIIQLTNDYNRGVFNGDLGNILSIDTVEQEVTVDYGGRAVVYDYADLNEITLAFAVSVHKSQGSEYPVVIFPLDISENYQSFAVASL, encoded by the coding sequence ATGTCAACTTCCCAAACTCCTACCCAGCAACAAGTTAACGCTACTCTCCAGCATGAAATAATCACTGGAGTAATAGAACGTTTAACCTTCCATTCAGAGGAGTCGGGGTATACAGTGGCGCGTTTGGTACGCCCCAGATTTAGAGATTTAACCACAATCGTCGGTAGTTTTGCCAATATTCAGCCAGGGCAGACACTTCAACTAACAGGCTTTTGGCGAGAGCATCCCCAGTTTGGGCCACAATTCCAAGTCACCAATTATAAAGAAACCAAACCAGCAACACTCACCGGAATTGAGAAATACTTGGGTAGTGGACTAATCAAAGGAGTTGGCCCAGTCACAGCCAAGCGTATCGTTGCTCACTTCGGTTTGGAAACACTCGACATCATCGAAAACCAAATTGAGCGACTGATTGAAGTCCAGGGTATTGCCAAAAAGCGGATCACTCTGATCAAAAACGCTTGGGCTTCGCAGAAAGCAATTAAAGAAGTGATGGTATTTTTGCAAAGCCACGGCGTTTCAACAACTTATGCTGTGAAGATATACAAGCAATACCAGGACAAAGCTATTGATACAGTTACCCATAATCCATATCAGTTAGCGACCGATATCTACGGAATAGGTTTTCTTACAGCGGACAAGATTGCGCGTAACCTGGGAGTTGCACCTGATAGCGAATTTAGATACTGCGCTGGAATAACCCATGCTTTAAGTGAAGCCGCAGAAGATGGTCACTGCTACTTACCACAGCCAGAGCTAATTGAAAAAGTCATCAAACTGCTGACAACTGAGGAGCATCAGCCGACAGAAGATGCTATAACCAATATCATCAAAGATATGGGTGCCAGAGAGGAGTTGGTCAGGGAGAGGATTCGAGATGATTATGGCGAGAAACTACTATTGTGCTACAAACCAACATTTTTCCATACTGAGCAGAACTTAGCGCAATTAATCTCTCGAAGATTACGCCAACCGATTGCACAGGATATACCTCGTGTTCGTGGTTGGATTGAACGTTTTACCGCTAGTCACAAAATACAACTATCGCAGCAGCAGCAGCAAGCTGTGGAGATAGCGGCTTATTCTCCATTGATGATTCTCACTGGCGGCCCTGGCGTGGGGAAAACTTTCACCACCCATACAATAGTCAGCTTGTGGAAAGCAATGGGTAAATCTATTGCTCTAGCAGCACCAACGGGGAGGGCAGCACAAAGACTATCCGAAATGACCCAACTTGAAGCAAAGACCATACATCGCCTACTGGAGTTTGACCCCAAGAAAATGGGGTTTAAATGTGGCAGCGATAACCCTTTGCCGCACACCGCAATTATTGTTGATGAAGCTTCAATGCTTGACCTATTCCTGGCACACTCTTTGGTGAAAGCAGTAGCACAAGGAGCGCAACTATTATTAGTAGGTGATATCGACCAGCTTCCGTCAGTTGGGCCAGGAAAAGTATTAGCTGATCTAATAAATTCGCTTCAAGTACCAGTGGTTCGGCTAACGCAAGTATTTAGGCAAGCCCAACAGAGCGCAATCATTACCGCTGCACACCAAATTAACCAGGGAGAATATCCGGCGCTTGAGCCAATCTCTGATAATCCCGTGTCTGATTGTATTTGGCATGGTGGAGGAAATCAGCCAGAACACGGGGTACAGGCAATCTGTGAACTGATCAGCGATCTGATTCCCCGACTGGGCTTTAATCCGGCAACAGATGTGCAAATACTTTGTCCCATGTCGCGGGGACTGGTGGGAACTCGCAACCTGAACGCTGTGTTGCAACAGTTGATCAATCCGCCAAATAAAGACTTGGTAGAGATTAATAGGGGTGGCATGATTCTACGTGAAGGCGATCGCATTATTCAATTAACCAATGACTATAACCGTGGAGTGTTTAACGGTGATTTAGGGAATATCTTGAGCATTGACACCGTAGAGCAAGAAGTTACAGTTGATTATGGTGGTCGGGCTGTTGTTTACGATTATGCTGACCTGAATGAAATTACTCTGGCTTTTGCTGTCTCAGTGCATAAAAGCCAAGGCTCAGAGTATCCTGTGGTGATATTTCCATTAGACATCTCCGAAAACTATCAAAGCTTTGCTGTGGCTAGCTTATAA
- the katG gene encoding catalase/peroxidase HPI: protein MNNSPMNNNPATPPAQCPFRGTRIGGALGSKPQVDDWWPNRLQVELLHQNLPQANPLRDFDYKGAFAKLDFEQLKSDIKALLTDSKDWWPADYGNYGPQMIRMAWHSAGTYRIADGRGGASQGMQRFAPINSWWDNGNTDKSRRLLWPIKQKYGAALSWADLMVLTGNCALEIMGFKTFGFGGGRIDSWEADRSTYWGPEFWNGDSVDDVKEHPGHPDEMVTRRIRWVGKPNEQYYDLENPLAASHQALIYVNPEGPNADGDPYGSARDIRETFARMGMNDEETVALIAGGHAFGKSHGMVSPDKIGPAPEAAPIQAMGLGWQNPEGTGFAEYTMTNGIEGSWTPNPTQWDNSYLTNLFKYDWEQTKSPAGAIQWKPSNPDAPKTPDAHQPSVEHPLMMMTSDIALKVDPVYHEICQHFLGDFDYFSDAFARAWYKLIHRDMGPKTRYLGPEIPEEDLIWQDPIPALDHDVVDAADINFLKDQILASGLSVSALVSAAWAAASSHRHSDKRGGANGARVRLNPQKDWEMNRPQELGEVLSTLDRIQADFKGAQSGNKKISMADLIVLGGCAAIEKAAQDAGFSVAVPFTPGRMDTTQELTDVEMFNWLKPVSDGFRNYHNEAVGYKVKPERIFLDRAQLLTLTAPEWTVLVGGLRALDQNWDRSKHGSFTDRPGVLTNDFFRVLTSMDYEWKPVDNREMLFDICDRETGAAKFTATRCDLIFGSNAELRQIAEVYGADDGHERMVKDFVAAWDKVMMLDRFDVGAEQTR, encoded by the coding sequence ATGAATAATAGCCCCATGAACAACAACCCTGCCACCCCTCCTGCACAATGCCCCTTCCGGGGAACCCGCATTGGCGGAGCGCTCGGCTCCAAGCCGCAAGTCGATGATTGGTGGCCGAACCGACTTCAGGTCGAACTGCTTCACCAAAATTTGCCCCAAGCTAACCCACTGCGAGATTTCGATTACAAAGGAGCCTTCGCGAAGCTTGACTTTGAACAGTTGAAGAGCGATATCAAAGCACTGCTGACCGATTCAAAGGACTGGTGGCCCGCCGACTATGGGAATTATGGACCTCAAATGATTCGCATGGCGTGGCACTCAGCAGGCACCTACCGGATCGCGGATGGTCGGGGTGGAGCGAGTCAGGGTATGCAACGCTTTGCACCCATCAATTCGTGGTGGGATAATGGAAACACAGATAAATCACGACGGCTGCTCTGGCCCATCAAGCAGAAATATGGTGCGGCACTAAGCTGGGCTGATCTGATGGTTTTGACGGGTAACTGTGCGCTCGAAATCATGGGGTTTAAGACCTTCGGTTTTGGTGGCGGTCGCATAGATTCCTGGGAGGCGGATCGCTCGACATACTGGGGACCCGAATTCTGGAACGGCGATTCGGTTGACGATGTTAAGGAACACCCTGGTCATCCTGATGAGATGGTCACTCGCAGGATTCGGTGGGTTGGGAAACCGAACGAGCAATACTACGACCTTGAGAACCCGCTAGCGGCTTCGCACCAAGCGCTAATTTACGTCAATCCAGAGGGTCCAAACGCTGACGGCGACCCCTATGGCTCGGCGCGAGACATTCGCGAGACGTTTGCGCGGATGGGCATGAATGACGAAGAAACTGTCGCGCTGATTGCAGGGGGTCATGCCTTTGGCAAAAGTCATGGCATGGTTTCGCCTGACAAGATTGGTCCAGCCCCGGAAGCCGCGCCGATTCAGGCGATGGGTTTGGGGTGGCAGAACCCTGAAGGCACTGGGTTTGCCGAATATACAATGACGAACGGGATCGAAGGATCGTGGACTCCAAATCCAACCCAGTGGGACAACAGTTACTTAACAAATCTTTTTAAATACGATTGGGAACAGACAAAGAGTCCAGCAGGTGCCATTCAGTGGAAGCCGAGCAATCCTGATGCGCCAAAGACACCGGATGCCCATCAACCGAGCGTTGAGCACCCGTTAATGATGATGACTTCGGACATTGCCTTGAAGGTCGATCCGGTCTATCACGAAATCTGTCAGCACTTCTTGGGTGACTTCGATTACTTCAGCGATGCGTTCGCGCGCGCTTGGTATAAGCTGATCCATCGAGACATGGGTCCGAAAACGCGCTATCTAGGTCCGGAAATCCCAGAGGAAGATCTGATCTGGCAAGATCCAATTCCGGCACTGGATCATGATGTCGTTGATGCCGCCGATATCAATTTTCTCAAGGATCAGATTTTAGCGAGTGGACTCTCTGTTTCGGCGCTCGTGTCAGCCGCTTGGGCAGCGGCATCGAGTCACCGCCATTCCGACAAGCGCGGCGGCGCAAATGGGGCGCGCGTTCGCCTCAATCCCCAGAAAGACTGGGAAATGAACCGCCCGCAGGAACTCGGCGAGGTGCTATCGACCCTCGATCGCATTCAGGCGGACTTTAAAGGCGCTCAGTCGGGCAACAAAAAAATCTCGATGGCGGATCTTATCGTCCTCGGTGGTTGTGCTGCGATCGAGAAGGCTGCACAAGACGCTGGGTTTTCTGTTGCCGTGCCGTTTACTCCGGGTCGGATGGATACGACTCAGGAGCTGACAGATGTTGAAATGTTTAATTGGCTGAAGCCAGTTTCGGATGGTTTCAGAAACTATCACAATGAGGCTGTTGGCTACAAGGTGAAGCCGGAGCGTATCTTCCTAGATCGAGCGCAGCTCCTCACGCTGACCGCGCCTGAATGGACGGTTCTTGTCGGCGGACTTCGCGCGCTCGATCAGAATTGGGATCGTTCAAAGCATGGTAGCTTCACTGACCGTCCGGGGGTCTTGACCAATGACTTTTTCCGTGTCCTGACCAGTATGGACTACGAGTGGAAGCCTGTTGACAATCGCGAGATGCTTTTTGACATCTGCGATCGCGAAACCGGTGCAGCGAAGTTCACCGCAACCCGATGCGATCTCATCTTCGGCTCGAACGCGGAACTGCGTCAGATTGCTGAAGTCTATGGCGCTGATGACGGTCACGAGAGGATGGTCAAGGACTTCGTTGCAGCCTGGGACAAGGTGATGATGCTTGATCGCTTCGACGTTGGCGCTGAACAGACCCGCTAA
- a CDS encoding transposase family protein, producing the protein MSDMLNHIEKNKKETQRLIGLEYEQLQQLIQNAEQLNYEKQALRESKKVRIIAGGGGRKPKLCVAEQIILTLVYLRHMTTFQLLGIQFGVSESTANDIFNYWLPILRELLPSSLIEQVKKNESDYEVVKEILTEYELIVDSYEQVRERPGDNEEQEKYFSGKKSNHTFKSQIIIMPDGRDIVDVVAGEPGPKSDITMFRENRDNFDQKQSFKGDLGYLGEDLIDTPIKKPRNKELTTKQKKSNKQFSSKRVFVEHRIRSVKIFRVVQDRFRLNPKKYEQVILTICGLVRLRIRALILPVQIYPMPSG; encoded by the coding sequence ATGAGCGACATGCTGAACCACATTGAAAAGAACAAGAAAGAAACACAACGTTTAATTGGTCTGGAGTATGAACAGTTACAACAGTTAATACAAAATGCTGAACAATTAAATTATGAAAAACAAGCTTTGCGAGAATCAAAAAAAGTTAGAATTATTGCTGGTGGTGGAGGTCGAAAGCCAAAACTATGTGTTGCCGAACAAATAATTTTAACCTTGGTGTATCTGAGACACATGACGACGTTTCAACTTCTTGGTATCCAGTTTGGAGTAAGTGAATCGACAGCAAATGACATATTTAATTATTGGTTGCCAATACTGAGGGAATTGCTACCATCCAGTTTAATTGAACAAGTAAAAAAAAACGAATCTGATTATGAGGTAGTTAAAGAAATACTCACAGAATATGAATTAATTGTAGACAGCTATGAACAAGTCAGGGAAAGACCCGGAGATAATGAAGAACAAGAAAAATATTTTTCGGGCAAGAAGAGTAATCATACATTTAAAAGCCAAATAATTATCATGCCAGATGGTAGAGATATCGTTGATGTTGTGGCAGGAGAACCAGGTCCAAAAAGCGATATAACAATGTTTAGAGAAAACCGTGACAACTTTGACCAAAAACAAAGTTTTAAGGGAGATTTAGGTTATCTAGGAGAAGATTTAATTGATACTCCAATTAAGAAACCAAGAAATAAAGAGTTAACAACTAAACAGAAAAAATCAAATAAGCAGTTTTCATCCAAACGAGTATTTGTTGAACATCGAATCCGTTCGGTAAAAATTTTTCGAGTTGTTCAAGACAGATTTAGGTTAAATCCTAAAAAGTATGAACAAGTTATCTTGACAATTTGTGGACTAGTAAGATTACGAATTCGAGCGCTAATATTACCAGTCCAAATATATCCTATGCCATCAGGCTAA